One genomic region from Spirosoma sp. KCTC 42546 encodes:
- a CDS encoding ABC transporter permease, giving the protein MKSNHRQPPRWATWLLETFGHPDTAEEVQGDLLELYAHWVETVGERKANWRYGLSALKLLRPLAKSKRSSDYPTPFLLSPSMIRNYVKIAFRNLSKSKGYSFINITGLAVGMACTVLIFLAVRHETSYDKYHTNGSRIYRVEGENIQEKHSYPGTYTGMTNALHTDLPEAELVVPLLQMGGSTFAVPNSDKRFKESYVFAGNELFHLLDYQWITGDPRTALSQPNTVVLTRAYAEKYFGTTDVLSKTIQLDNKQDLLVAGVLEDHPTTTSFPFNLLVSFPSIKNVHPDTDLNKWNGWNDNFQVFVLLKEGINPAQLTRRFQHIVVKYMGKEALPDKRFFLGPLSEIHYGSNLGGRSANLPLLRTLSFIGLLVLLIACFNFINLSTAQAFKRAKEVGIRKAVGSNRGSLIYQFLTEAGLITFLSVLVAILLAWITLPTMANTLAVPLKSTDLFTWQTALFALALAGLTTLLAGVYPAFRLSGMAPIWALKNNTLAQGKQWFTLRQGLVVVQFTVSLILISSALLINQQLTFFRNADLGFNKSAIITVGLPDNKPEKLQALRNQLIESPQIKDVSFSFNSASSESNWMQGMEYREGAKDKWLQIKTQMKMGDSHYLDTYGIQLLAGEKLKDTDTSSASFKIIANEVFINRMGISRPQDAIGQRVFYGNGQEFATIIGVAKNFNVNSLHQKIDPTVIQVVPNNFYQAGIKLQSEQPTAENVQAALAQIEKAWIATFPNQVFEYSFLDESLAQAYRSETRTAQLIETSTFLAVLIACLGLFGLATFTAEQRTKEIGVRKVLGASVGSIITLLSRDFLKLVLVAVVIASPIAWYTMSQWLQNFEFKVEIKWWVFALTGLLMAIIALLTVSFQSVRAALVNPVKSLRSE; this is encoded by the coding sequence ATGAAATCAAATCATCGTCAACCACCGCGCTGGGCCACCTGGCTCCTGGAGACCTTCGGTCATCCGGATACCGCTGAAGAGGTACAGGGCGACCTGCTGGAACTCTACGCTCACTGGGTCGAAACGGTAGGCGAACGAAAAGCCAATTGGCGATATGGCCTGAGTGCGTTGAAACTGCTACGACCACTAGCCAAATCGAAACGATCGTCAGATTACCCAACTCCTTTTTTACTAAGTCCTTCTATGATACGCAACTATGTAAAAATCGCCTTTCGAAACCTCTCCAAAAGCAAGGGGTATTCCTTCATCAATATCACCGGTCTGGCCGTTGGTATGGCTTGTACAGTACTGATATTTTTAGCGGTCAGACACGAGACCAGCTACGACAAGTACCACACAAACGGGAGTCGGATTTACCGGGTTGAGGGAGAAAATATTCAAGAAAAACACAGCTATCCGGGTACGTATACCGGCATGACCAACGCCTTGCATACCGACCTGCCCGAAGCAGAGTTAGTCGTCCCTTTGCTTCAGATGGGAGGCAGTACTTTTGCCGTACCTAACTCCGATAAACGCTTTAAAGAGTCATACGTATTTGCGGGCAATGAATTATTTCATTTACTTGATTATCAATGGATAACCGGTGATCCACGTACTGCGCTATCGCAACCCAACACCGTCGTCCTGACGCGCGCGTATGCCGAAAAGTATTTTGGTACGACGGACGTACTCAGCAAAACCATTCAGCTCGATAACAAACAGGACTTGCTGGTGGCCGGTGTACTGGAAGACCACCCGACAACAACTAGTTTTCCATTCAATCTGCTGGTTTCTTTCCCCTCGATCAAAAACGTCCACCCGGATACTGATTTGAATAAGTGGAATGGCTGGAATGACAATTTTCAGGTATTTGTGTTGTTAAAAGAGGGCATTAATCCCGCTCAATTAACCAGGCGTTTTCAGCATATAGTCGTCAAATACATGGGAAAGGAAGCCCTTCCCGACAAACGTTTTTTCCTGGGGCCATTATCCGAAATTCATTATGGCAGCAACCTGGGCGGACGATCTGCCAATCTGCCTTTGCTCAGGACGCTGTCGTTCATTGGTTTACTGGTGCTGCTGATTGCCTGTTTTAACTTCATCAATTTAAGCACCGCTCAGGCCTTCAAACGGGCAAAAGAAGTAGGCATTCGGAAAGCGGTTGGCAGTAATCGCGGGTCGCTGATTTACCAGTTCCTGACGGAAGCCGGTCTGATTACGTTTCTCTCCGTTCTGGTAGCCATCCTCCTAGCCTGGATTACGCTACCGACGATGGCCAATACACTGGCAGTCCCGCTGAAATCTACGGATTTATTTACCTGGCAAACCGCTCTCTTCGCCCTCGCGCTGGCAGGTCTCACAACGTTACTGGCGGGTGTTTATCCAGCGTTCCGGCTATCCGGCATGGCGCCAATCTGGGCCTTAAAAAACAATACGTTAGCGCAGGGGAAACAATGGTTTACGTTGCGCCAGGGGTTAGTGGTGGTTCAGTTTACGGTTTCGCTCATCCTCATTAGCAGTGCCTTACTGATCAACCAGCAACTTACCTTTTTCCGAAACGCTGACCTGGGTTTTAATAAATCGGCCATCATTACGGTTGGATTGCCTGACAATAAGCCCGAGAAACTACAAGCCCTTCGGAATCAACTCATCGAATCGCCACAGATCAAGGACGTGAGTTTCTCCTTCAACAGCGCATCGTCAGAAAGCAACTGGATGCAGGGCATGGAATACCGGGAAGGTGCCAAAGACAAGTGGCTTCAGATCAAAACCCAGATGAAAATGGGCGATTCGCACTACCTGGATACCTATGGCATTCAGTTGTTGGCGGGAGAGAAACTGAAGGACACGGATACGTCCTCAGCTTCTTTTAAAATCATTGCCAACGAGGTATTTATCAATCGGATGGGCATTAGCCGTCCCCAGGATGCCATTGGGCAGCGCGTGTTTTACGGCAATGGCCAGGAGTTTGCCACGATTATTGGGGTTGCGAAAAACTTCAATGTCAACTCGCTGCATCAGAAAATTGACCCGACCGTGATTCAGGTCGTACCAAATAATTTTTACCAGGCGGGCATAAAACTACAAAGTGAACAACCCACCGCCGAGAATGTACAGGCAGCGTTGGCGCAGATCGAAAAGGCCTGGATAGCTACTTTCCCCAATCAGGTATTTGAGTATAGCTTTCTGGATGAATCACTGGCGCAGGCCTACCGGTCCGAAACCCGAACGGCGCAACTTATTGAGACCTCAACCTTCCTGGCGGTCCTGATTGCCTGTCTGGGCTTGTTCGGGCTGGCTACGTTTACGGCCGAACAACGCACCAAGGAAATTGGCGTTCGGAAAGTGCTGGGTGCCTCGGTTGGCAGCATTATTACGCTACTCTCCAGAGATTTCCTGAAACTAGTTCTTGTGGCCGTTGTCATTGCCTCCCCTATTGCCTGGTACACCATGAGCCAGTGGCTCCAGAATTTCGAGTTCAAAGTGGAAATCAAGTGGTGGGTATTTGCCCTAACCGGCTTGTTGATGGCGATTATAGCATTGCTGACGGTCAGTTTCCAGAGTGTTAGGGCGGCACTGGTGAATCCGGTGAAATCATTACGGTCAGAATAG
- a CDS encoding helix-turn-helix domain-containing protein, with amino-acid sequence MRKLSSTNYYNQTFLEEKCRLNELIHLLSKRWLTEVLFSIEEGNSRFSTLKEDLEHISDNILADRLKLLELHKLIIRNDNFREVPARVEYSLTPIGEKLSEMLDVMCKFSENEMEFPA; translated from the coding sequence ATGAGAAAACTAAGCTCCACGAATTATTATAACCAAACTTTTCTGGAAGAGAAATGTAGGCTAAATGAGCTTATTCATTTATTGAGTAAACGATGGCTCACGGAAGTATTATTCAGCATAGAAGAAGGGAATAGCCGATTTTCGACCCTAAAGGAGGACTTAGAGCATATCAGTGATAATATCTTGGCTGACCGCTTAAAACTTCTTGAACTACATAAATTAATTATCAGAAATGATAATTTTCGGGAAGTGCCCGCTAGAGTCGAATATTCGTTAACACCAATCGGCGAAAAACTCAGCGAAATGCTGGATGTTATGTGCAAATTTTCGGAAAATGAAATGGAATTTCCTGCCTGA
- a CDS encoding dihydrofolate reductase family protein, which translates to MRNVILGVAVSLDGYIEGPNGEYDWCFTDQDYGMTAFLARIDALVMGRKTYELLTNPDEVASNYSFDAYKKYVFSNTLAEVAAGAELLRGDVRTQMDALKNQPGSDIWLFGGADLTASFLREGLVDEVQLAIHPIILGAGKPLFTNIQDRINLTLVDSKTYSTGLVSLFYKLTN; encoded by the coding sequence ATGCGCAACGTAATTTTAGGAGTGGCCGTTAGCCTGGACGGCTACATTGAAGGACCCAATGGGGAGTATGACTGGTGCTTTACCGACCAGGATTATGGCATGACGGCGTTTCTGGCGCGAATTGATGCGTTAGTTATGGGTCGTAAAACCTACGAGCTTCTAACCAACCCCGACGAAGTGGCTAGCAACTATTCGTTTGATGCCTACAAAAAGTATGTGTTTTCGAATACGCTTGCAGAGGTAGCTGCAGGCGCAGAGCTACTTCGCGGAGACGTTAGAACACAAATGGACGCACTTAAAAATCAGCCCGGCAGCGATATCTGGCTCTTTGGTGGCGCTGACCTAACCGCTTCGTTTCTGCGGGAAGGACTGGTCGATGAAGTACAACTGGCGATTCATCCGATTATTCTGGGTGCAGGAAAGCCACTCTTTACCAACATCCAGGATCGGATTAACCTAACCCTGGTCGATTCAAAAACGTATTCAACGGGGCTTGTTTCTTTGTTTTATAAATTGACAAACTGA
- a CDS encoding PadR family transcriptional regulator — translation MKRAFLGEFEEVVLLTVAVLDEGAYGVNITQEIEQKTGRSVGFSTVHTTLQRLEEKGFLSSQMGGATAERGGRRKRFFTVTAAGRKALQEVKQVREELWGALPPQTLQLMGG, via the coding sequence ATGAAACGGGCCTTTTTGGGAGAGTTTGAAGAAGTGGTTTTACTAACCGTTGCCGTCCTTGACGAAGGCGCCTACGGGGTTAATATCACCCAAGAAATTGAGCAGAAAACCGGTCGATCCGTAGGGTTCAGCACAGTTCACACAACCTTGCAACGATTGGAAGAAAAAGGGTTCCTTTCTTCGCAAATGGGCGGTGCAACAGCCGAGCGCGGAGGCCGTCGAAAGCGATTTTTTACCGTTACGGCCGCCGGACGAAAAGCCTTGCAGGAAGTGAAGCAGGTGCGGGAGGAACTATGGGGAGCACTCCCCCCACAAACGCTGCAATTGATGGGAGGCTAA
- a CDS encoding aldo/keto reductase, with protein MQYRKLGNSNLEISVITFGAWAAGGWMWGGTERNEAVKAIRSSYDAGVTSIDTAPVYGQGLSEEIVGEAIKEFPRDTIQLLTKYGMRWDQAKGDFAMNSKGNDGRPLTIYKYAAKESIINECEASLKRLGTDYIDLYQIHWPDKTTPIEETMEAVSLLIEQGKVLYAGVCNYNVDQLAEASKYINLVSDQVPYSMVKRDIEQATLPYCIQNNLSILAYSPLERGLLTGKMKPGYQFAPDDHRASLYFFTDENLKRVNVFLDKISPLANDKQVTVGQLVLKWTTEQPGITIALAGARNEKQALENAAAVDIDLTPTEVSFITTQLNELELVK; from the coding sequence ATGCAGTACCGAAAATTAGGAAATTCTAACCTCGAGATTTCAGTAATCACGTTTGGTGCCTGGGCAGCGGGTGGCTGGATGTGGGGCGGCACCGAACGAAATGAAGCGGTAAAAGCCATCCGATCCTCATACGATGCAGGCGTAACCTCTATCGATACGGCCCCCGTTTATGGCCAGGGCTTGAGTGAGGAAATCGTAGGCGAAGCCATCAAGGAATTTCCCCGCGATACGATCCAGCTACTCACCAAATATGGCATGCGGTGGGACCAGGCCAAAGGCGACTTTGCCATGAATAGCAAAGGCAATGATGGTAGGCCGCTTACCATTTACAAATACGCAGCCAAGGAAAGTATTATTAACGAATGCGAAGCCAGTCTGAAACGACTGGGTACCGACTATATTGACCTCTACCAAATCCACTGGCCCGATAAAACAACGCCTATTGAGGAAACGATGGAAGCAGTTTCCTTACTGATCGAACAGGGGAAAGTGCTGTATGCGGGCGTTTGCAACTACAATGTGGACCAACTGGCTGAAGCATCCAAGTACATAAATCTGGTCTCTGATCAGGTTCCGTATAGCATGGTCAAGCGTGATATTGAACAGGCTACTCTCCCCTACTGCATCCAAAATAACCTATCCATTCTCGCTTATAGCCCGCTGGAGCGGGGGTTGCTTACCGGCAAGATGAAGCCAGGCTATCAGTTTGCGCCGGATGATCACCGGGCTTCCCTGTACTTTTTTACCGATGAGAACCTCAAGCGCGTTAATGTCTTTCTCGACAAAATCAGTCCGCTTGCCAATGACAAACAAGTTACTGTTGGGCAGTTAGTGTTGAAATGGACTACAGAGCAACCGGGTATTACCATTGCACTGGCAGGTGCCCGCAATGAAAAACAGGCGCTGGAAAATGCGGCTGCTGTCGACATAGACCTCACCCCAACCGAAGTAAGCTTTATTACTACTCAGTTAAATGAACTGGAACTGGTAAAATAA
- a CDS encoding ABC transporter permease codes for MKPPRFANWLLETFGHPDTSEEVQGDLLELYDYWVQTLGERKARWRYGLNALKLLRPLAKSKQSVEYPIPFLLSPTMLRNYVKIALRNLTRNKVFSGINLLGLSTGITVCLLIFLFIMNEFSVDNFHKNGKSIYRVMRGMEHEGKEVAVSYVSGQYAPALLTDFKGQITQAVRVNPTDALVATQDKSFHERKIIDVDPNFFTFFTFPLLKGDPATVLSEPASVVLTESTARKYFGSIDNALGKIVKVDKNLAVKVTGIAQDVPANSHLDFDLVIPLENYKDRTWMTGWINNGIYTYVQLDPTASEEQVERNFPRFMDKHMGQIFKQSGFHFNLSLTPLASIYFEQSAFDSVKHGDKKVVYIFLSIAALILLVACINFMNLSTVRAVDRSKEIGVRKVLGAIKGHLVWQFIGESLLLTTLSCLVSIGLLALVLPVYKQLLGYPLNLSVYALPIVLFLIGIIVVVGFLSGSYPAFVLAAFSPIQALKGKLRLGKGGTSLRQVLVVVQFSISILLMLGTAIGTQQMSYLKNKQLGYNKEQTLVIPIDNEDIYNFILKHKPELLSQSRVESVSMMSGEPGGFFDGHMFDVEAHPNRWKARTEFADFDFVKTLGLKIIAGRDFSPLFPTDTAGAILINRTAAARLGWTPDQAVGKWLKNTMRDSTNRTIIGVVEDYNFLSLKEAIEPLVIAPNDDRRAALIRLKPGNLTATVETIQQLYAKTRPAYPFEYHFLDQQFDQMYQTDLRQQTIMQVFAGLAIFIACLGLFGLASFSAQQRTKEIGVRKVLGASVGSVVTLLSRDFLKPVSIAILVASPIAWYVMSQWLQNFAYRVDISGWVFALVGLLAIGIALLTVSFQSIKAALVNPVKSLRSE; via the coding sequence ATGAAACCACCCCGTTTTGCCAACTGGCTCCTGGAGACCTTCGGTCATCCTGACACTTCGGAAGAAGTGCAGGGCGATCTGCTTGAACTCTACGACTATTGGGTGCAGACCTTGGGTGAGCGAAAAGCGCGCTGGCGGTATGGCCTGAATGCACTAAAACTGCTACGGCCTCTGGCCAAATCGAAACAATCTGTAGAGTACCCAATCCCTTTCTTATTGAGCCCAACTATGCTACGAAATTATGTCAAAATCGCCCTCCGAAACCTAACCCGAAACAAGGTTTTTTCGGGTATCAACCTACTGGGATTGTCTACGGGCATTACGGTATGCCTACTGATTTTCCTGTTCATCATGAACGAGTTCAGCGTCGATAATTTTCACAAAAACGGGAAAAGCATCTACCGGGTCATGCGGGGCATGGAGCACGAGGGGAAAGAAGTAGCGGTCTCCTACGTATCGGGACAATATGCGCCCGCCCTACTGACCGACTTTAAGGGCCAGATCACCCAGGCGGTACGGGTAAATCCTACCGATGCTCTCGTAGCTACCCAAGACAAGTCGTTTCATGAGCGGAAAATCATTGATGTTGATCCTAACTTCTTCACGTTCTTCACGTTCCCATTGCTGAAAGGCGATCCGGCGACGGTGTTGTCAGAGCCAGCGAGTGTAGTCCTCACCGAATCGACGGCCAGAAAATACTTTGGCAGCATCGACAATGCGCTGGGTAAAATCGTTAAGGTCGACAAAAACCTGGCGGTAAAGGTCACCGGTATTGCGCAGGATGTTCCGGCTAATTCGCACCTGGACTTCGATCTGGTGATACCCCTGGAGAACTACAAAGACCGGACCTGGATGACCGGCTGGATCAATAACGGCATTTATACCTACGTACAGCTTGACCCAACAGCTAGCGAAGAACAGGTTGAACGCAATTTCCCGCGCTTCATGGATAAACATATGGGGCAAATCTTTAAGCAGTCCGGCTTCCATTTCAATCTATCACTCACGCCGTTGGCCTCCATTTATTTTGAACAGTCGGCCTTCGATAGCGTAAAGCATGGCGATAAAAAAGTAGTCTATATCTTTTTATCGATTGCAGCCCTCATTCTGCTGGTAGCCTGCATCAATTTCATGAACCTGTCAACCGTTCGGGCCGTGGACCGATCCAAAGAGATTGGCGTTCGGAAAGTATTGGGGGCCATTAAAGGCCATCTGGTATGGCAATTTATTGGTGAGTCGCTGCTGCTGACAACTCTCTCCTGCCTGGTTTCGATTGGATTACTGGCCCTGGTGTTACCGGTTTACAAACAGTTGCTGGGCTACCCATTGAATCTATCCGTATATGCGTTGCCGATCGTTCTGTTCCTGATCGGAATTATTGTGGTAGTGGGTTTTCTGTCGGGGAGCTATCCGGCATTTGTGCTGGCGGCCTTTTCGCCCATCCAGGCGTTGAAAGGCAAATTAAGACTGGGCAAAGGAGGAACATCGTTACGGCAGGTGCTGGTAGTGGTGCAATTCAGTATTTCGATACTGCTCATGCTGGGAACGGCCATTGGTACCCAGCAAATGAGCTACCTCAAAAACAAACAGCTTGGCTACAACAAAGAGCAAACCCTGGTAATCCCCATCGACAATGAGGATATCTATAACTTCATTCTGAAACATAAACCTGAATTACTTTCACAGAGCCGGGTAGAGTCCGTTTCGATGATGTCAGGCGAACCGGGTGGTTTTTTTGATGGGCATATGTTTGATGTAGAAGCCCATCCGAACCGATGGAAGGCCCGAACCGAATTTGCTGATTTCGATTTTGTAAAAACCCTGGGGCTAAAAATCATTGCAGGCCGGGACTTTTCTCCCCTGTTCCCCACCGACACGGCAGGGGCTATCCTGATCAATCGAACGGCGGCTGCCCGGCTGGGCTGGACTCCGGACCAGGCCGTTGGCAAATGGCTTAAAAATACCATGCGCGATAGCACGAACCGGACCATCATTGGCGTGGTGGAGGATTACAATTTCCTGTCTTTGAAAGAAGCGATAGAGCCATTGGTGATTGCGCCGAATGATGACCGGCGGGCGGCTCTGATTCGGCTGAAACCCGGTAACCTGACAGCTACTGTCGAGACGATTCAACAGTTGTACGCCAAAACACGACCGGCTTACCCATTTGAATACCACTTTCTGGATCAGCAGTTCGATCAGATGTACCAGACTGATTTGCGCCAGCAAACGATTATGCAGGTTTTTGCGGGTTTAGCCATTTTCATTGCCTGTCTGGGTTTGTTTGGTCTGGCCTCATTTTCAGCCCAGCAGCGGACCAAAGAGATTGGTGTTCGGAAAGTGCTCGGTGCATCCGTCGGCAGTGTTGTAACGCTGCTCTCCCGAGACTTTCTGAAACCGGTGAGTATCGCCATTCTGGTCGCTAGCCCGATTGCCTGGTATGTCATGAGCCAGTGGCTACAAAACTTTGCGTACCGGGTCGATATTTCGGGCTGGGTGTTTGCGCTGGTAGGGTTACTGGCCATCGGCATTGCCTTGTTGACAGTCAGTTTCCAAAGCATCAAAGCCGCGTTGGTTAACCCGGTTAAGTCACTACGGTCTGAATAA
- a CDS encoding ABC transporter permease, producing the protein MKPPRWANWLLETFGHPDTREEVQGDLLELYAYWEQTMGVRQARWRYSLNVLKLMRPLAKRKSTEYPTIFFLSPIMLRNYLKIALRNLVKNKAYSFINIGGLAMGMAVAILIGLWIYDELSYDKYFQNYDRIAKVMQTGTFNGEVFHGEYNPAPMGPELRTVYASDFTHVIMSSWTRDHILAFGDKKFTKTGNYLSADAPDMLTLKMISGTRAGLKDPASILLSESVAQALFGTSDPVGKLMKIDNKLDVKVTGVYEDFPYNTEFRDMKFIAPWDLYASSEGWVKRAQDNVEWGNFSWQVLAQIAPNTTVDAVSEKIKNIRLKHSPESAFIKPKVYLQPMRNWHLYSGWDKSGNLEGRIQYVWLFGIIGVFVLLLACINFMNLSTARSEKRAKEVGIRKAVGSVRSQLIGQFFSESLLVAVFAFGLSILLVLLILPLFNEVADKQVGILWTNPVFWLSGLGFSLLTGLIAGSYPALYLSSFQAVKVLKGTFRVGRFASIPRQVLVVVQFTVSVTLIIGTIIVFRQIEHAKSRPVGYDRSGLITVAMNTPELHEHYNALRDDLIRTGTVLDMSTSSTPATDLNSQNSGFDWVGKDPGFKDNFGTIAVTHDFGKTVGWQFAQGRDFSRQFPSDSSGMVLNETAVRYMGIKDPVGKQVKWNGKPYRVVGVIKDMLMASPFEPVYQTVYVLDYGWANVINIKLNPSRSTSESLASIESVFRKFNPGSPFDYRFTDQQYALKFAAEERIGKLASGFAILAIFISCLGLFGLASFVAEQRTKEIGVRKVLGASVTNVWLMLSKDFVILVIIAFGIATPIAWYFLGNWLQKYEYRTELSWWIFAVSGVGALLVTLLTVSFQSIKAALINPVKSLRSE; encoded by the coding sequence ATGAAACCGCCCCGCTGGGCCAATTGGCTTCTGGAAACTTTCGGTCATCCCGACACGCGAGAAGAAGTGCAGGGCGACCTGCTCGAACTCTATGCTTATTGGGAACAAACGATGGGTGTGCGACAAGCTCGCTGGCGGTATAGCTTAAACGTTTTGAAACTAATGCGGCCTTTGGCCAAACGAAAATCAACCGAATACCCGACCATCTTCTTTTTAAGTCCTATTATGCTACGTAACTATTTGAAAATCGCGCTGAGGAATCTTGTTAAGAACAAGGCGTATTCCTTCATCAACATTGGTGGGCTCGCTATGGGTATGGCGGTGGCAATACTGATTGGTCTCTGGATTTACGACGAACTATCGTATGATAAGTACTTCCAGAATTACGACCGGATTGCCAAGGTCATGCAAACCGGAACGTTCAACGGTGAGGTGTTTCATGGCGAATATAACCCTGCCCCCATGGGCCCGGAGCTGCGGACGGTGTACGCCAGTGATTTTACCCATGTGATCATGTCCTCCTGGACGCGCGATCATATCCTGGCGTTTGGCGACAAAAAATTCACCAAAACCGGCAACTACCTGAGTGCCGATGCGCCCGATATGCTCACACTGAAGATGATCAGCGGCACACGGGCCGGCTTAAAAGATCCAGCTTCGATATTATTGTCTGAATCAGTTGCACAGGCGCTGTTCGGCACGTCTGATCCAGTCGGTAAGCTCATGAAGATCGACAACAAACTGGATGTGAAAGTAACGGGCGTTTATGAAGATTTCCCGTACAATACCGAGTTCAGAGATATGAAGTTCATCGCCCCCTGGGATCTGTATGCCTCCTCGGAAGGTTGGGTAAAACGGGCGCAGGACAACGTAGAATGGGGAAACTTCTCCTGGCAGGTATTGGCTCAGATCGCTCCGAATACAACGGTTGACGCGGTGTCGGAAAAAATCAAAAACATCCGACTGAAACACAGTCCCGAATCAGCGTTCATCAAGCCAAAGGTATACCTCCAGCCCATGCGTAACTGGCACCTGTACTCGGGCTGGGATAAATCGGGAAACCTGGAAGGGCGGATTCAATACGTCTGGTTATTCGGCATCATTGGCGTCTTTGTCCTGCTGCTGGCCTGCATCAATTTTATGAACCTGAGCACGGCCCGCTCCGAAAAACGCGCCAAAGAAGTGGGGATTCGGAAAGCCGTTGGCTCGGTGCGCAGTCAGTTGATCGGGCAGTTTTTTAGCGAATCGTTGCTGGTGGCGGTCTTCGCATTTGGATTGTCTATACTCCTGGTGCTACTTATACTGCCTCTTTTCAACGAAGTAGCTGATAAACAGGTCGGTATTTTATGGACCAACCCTGTTTTCTGGCTATCCGGGCTTGGATTTAGCTTACTGACCGGGTTGATTGCCGGTAGCTACCCAGCCCTTTACCTATCATCGTTCCAGGCGGTTAAGGTGTTGAAAGGAACTTTCCGGGTGGGTCGGTTTGCGTCGATTCCCCGCCAGGTGTTGGTGGTGGTACAGTTTACGGTTTCCGTTACCCTGATCATCGGAACCATAATTGTGTTCCGGCAAATTGAGCACGCCAAAAGCAGGCCCGTAGGCTATGACCGAAGCGGCTTGATTACCGTTGCCATGAACACCCCGGAATTACATGAACACTACAATGCCCTGCGTGATGACCTGATCCGAACCGGCACCGTACTGGATATGTCGACCTCATCGACCCCGGCAACCGATCTGAATTCGCAGAATAGTGGGTTCGACTGGGTGGGCAAAGACCCTGGCTTCAAAGATAATTTTGGCACCATTGCCGTTACGCACGATTTTGGCAAAACAGTAGGCTGGCAGTTTGCTCAGGGGCGCGATTTTTCCCGGCAGTTTCCGAGTGATTCGTCGGGCATGGTGCTGAATGAAACAGCCGTGCGCTACATGGGTATCAAAGACCCGGTAGGCAAGCAGGTTAAGTGGAATGGCAAGCCCTATCGGGTAGTTGGGGTTATTAAGGACATGCTCATGGCCTCACCCTTTGAGCCTGTTTATCAGACGGTGTATGTGCTGGATTACGGATGGGCCAATGTCATCAACATTAAGCTCAATCCGAGCCGAAGTACCAGCGAGTCATTGGCCAGTATCGAATCCGTTTTCCGAAAATTCAATCCGGGTAGCCCGTTCGATTATCGATTCACAGATCAGCAGTACGCGTTGAAATTTGCCGCCGAGGAGCGCATCGGTAAGCTGGCTTCGGGGTTTGCCATCCTGGCCATTTTTATCTCATGCTTAGGTCTGTTCGGCCTGGCATCGTTCGTGGCCGAGCAGCGCACCAAAGAGATTGGTGTTCGGAAAGTGCTTGGCGCATCCGTAACTAATGTATGGCTGATGCTCTCCAAAGACTTTGTGATTCTGGTCATTATCGCCTTCGGTATCGCTACGCCCATCGCCTGGTATTTTCTCGGCAACTGGCTCCAGAAATACGAGTATCGAACGGAGTTGTCGTGGTGGATTTTTGCTGTCTCAGGAGTAGGCGCTCTCCTGGTTACGTTGCTGACAGTCAGCTTCCAAAGCATCAAAGCGGCATTGATTAATCCGGTTAAATCGTTACGAAGCGAGTAA